In Pseudoalteromonas sp. NC201, a single window of DNA contains:
- the sixA gene encoding phosphohistidine phosphatase SixA — protein MKTILIMRHGEAEPMQADDASRNLTEQGLQQAKDVGEWLKQYFEIDAALVSPFVRAQQTAEQVLAPQTPKFIETCSDIVPSGSAHTAIDYLETLMSMYPVYQTWILVAHMPIVSYLVDRLCPDTMPIFSTAAVAIIEYNEQTGRAEFTSMQLP, from the coding sequence ATGAAGACTATCTTAATAATGCGTCATGGTGAGGCTGAACCTATGCAGGCTGATGATGCGAGTAGAAACTTAACCGAACAGGGGCTACAGCAAGCCAAGGATGTAGGCGAGTGGTTGAAACAATACTTTGAGATAGATGCTGCGCTTGTAAGCCCCTTCGTCAGAGCACAACAAACAGCGGAGCAAGTACTTGCACCTCAAACTCCCAAATTTATTGAAACCTGTTCAGACATAGTGCCGAGTGGTTCAGCACACACAGCTATCGATTATCTAGAAACGCTTATGTCTATGTATCCCGTATATCAAACTTGGATTTTGGTTGCACATATGCCGATTGTCAGCTATTTAGTCGATCGTTTGTGTCCTGATACGATGCCTATCTTCTCGACTGCTGCTGTAGCTATAATTGAATACAATGAACAGACTGGACGCGCCGAATTTACATCAATGCAGTTACCTTAA
- a CDS encoding insulinase family protein, which produces MKLSNNDSRQYQLLTLDNGLRVLLINDDSTAKCAVSLTVNVGHFDDPEDRQGMAHFLEHMLFLGTVEHPDSGGFSQFISQYGGQSNAWTGTEHSSYYFDCDAERLDEALARFSQFFVSPLLSDSDTEKEREAIDAEFKMKVKDDGRRIYQVHKETINPKHPFAKFSVGTRDTLADRNGNIARELRAFFNKYYKAQWMTLVVAGPQPLTTLESYSLPFAKIIGSKEEKPAIQVPMYRECDLQLELKIKPRKHMQKLIVSFAMPNPTDLYRHKSVSFLAHLLGYEGKGSLYSILKSQGWINALSAGGGITGSNFRDFNISFALTDEGIEYYEDIVEMLFEYIALIKQNTAALPRLYQDKSTLLDIAFDNQEVGRMLDWVNSISVNMHHYEEEDFLYGDYRMDGFSQEQHEKLLMHLCPTNMRLVLIHPNVEVNKKAKWYNTPYSVSPIATDWIESLYNVHMPLPQMSLPLINPYLSAKNPLHDIESEQDTPIRLADQPGFEFWFKQDLTFRVTKGHFYLEIDSAPSVTCHKHMALSRLFADLFMDAVAERFYSAELAGLSYHINSHQGGLTLHTAGLTGNQITLVLELVEALLNQPIHAARFAEYKKQLIRHWKNHNKNKPVSELFSRLGAHLMPWNPSPEDLASALKSASFNEFQLFRKQFFSAIHVKAFMHGNWQLKHAEKLKTSVHGLFSSSEILEDLKRPLNELTQLTEQHIEREGSDYAFIEYFQSRTDSVEEKVTMMAVNNLINQDYFEQLRTKEQLGYLVGAGYAPFNTRAGIAFYIQSPNFDSKHLLTRHARFLKQFAKQLHQLDEKSWQRSKESLLLHISEQDKNLRLRAQRLWISITNDFHQFDMQQRLIQALADLELEDILAYIDKMLEPNAPRLILKCN; this is translated from the coding sequence TTGAAACTGAGTAATAATGATAGTCGGCAGTACCAATTACTAACACTGGACAATGGTCTTAGAGTCTTGTTGATCAATGACGATTCAACCGCTAAGTGCGCCGTATCATTAACCGTTAATGTTGGTCACTTTGACGATCCTGAAGATCGCCAAGGGATGGCACACTTTTTAGAACATATGCTGTTTCTTGGTACTGTTGAACACCCTGACTCTGGTGGGTTTTCTCAATTTATTAGTCAATATGGTGGTCAAAGCAACGCATGGACAGGTACTGAGCATTCAAGCTATTACTTTGACTGTGACGCCGAACGATTAGATGAAGCATTAGCGCGTTTTAGCCAATTCTTTGTATCTCCTTTATTGAGTGATAGCGACACAGAAAAAGAACGAGAGGCGATTGACGCTGAGTTTAAAATGAAAGTCAAAGATGATGGCCGTCGCATCTATCAAGTTCATAAAGAAACCATCAATCCTAAACACCCATTCGCCAAGTTTTCTGTTGGTACGCGAGACACTCTCGCGGATCGTAATGGCAATATAGCCCGTGAATTACGCGCATTTTTTAATAAGTATTATAAAGCTCAGTGGATGACACTAGTTGTTGCCGGACCACAACCGTTGACAACCTTGGAATCCTACAGTTTACCGTTTGCGAAAATAATTGGCTCCAAAGAAGAAAAACCAGCGATACAAGTTCCGATGTATCGTGAATGCGACTTGCAATTAGAGTTAAAAATCAAACCCCGAAAGCATATGCAAAAACTTATTGTCAGTTTTGCTATGCCCAACCCTACAGATTTATACCGCCATAAGAGTGTGAGCTTTTTAGCCCATTTGTTAGGGTATGAAGGTAAAGGCTCGCTGTACTCTATCCTCAAGTCACAAGGTTGGATCAATGCACTATCGGCTGGTGGTGGGATCACGGGTAGTAATTTCAGAGACTTTAACATCAGTTTTGCACTTACCGATGAAGGGATTGAATACTATGAAGACATAGTGGAAATGCTATTCGAGTACATAGCTTTAATTAAGCAAAATACCGCCGCACTACCACGCCTTTACCAAGACAAAAGTACTTTACTGGATATCGCGTTCGATAACCAAGAAGTTGGCCGCATGTTAGACTGGGTAAATTCAATCAGCGTTAATATGCACCACTATGAGGAAGAAGATTTTCTCTATGGTGATTATCGCATGGATGGCTTTTCTCAAGAGCAACACGAAAAACTACTGATGCATTTGTGCCCTACCAATATGCGCCTTGTGCTTATCCACCCTAATGTAGAGGTAAATAAAAAGGCCAAGTGGTACAACACGCCATATAGTGTCTCGCCGATAGCTACAGACTGGATTGAGTCTCTTTATAATGTGCATATGCCTTTGCCACAAATGTCACTGCCATTGATTAATCCATACCTTAGCGCGAAAAATCCACTTCATGATATAGAGAGCGAGCAAGATACGCCGATCCGCCTTGCTGATCAGCCTGGATTTGAATTTTGGTTTAAACAAGATCTGACTTTTAGAGTTACCAAGGGGCATTTTTATCTCGAAATAGACTCCGCCCCGTCCGTCACCTGTCATAAACATATGGCACTATCTCGCCTGTTTGCCGATCTCTTTATGGATGCTGTTGCAGAGCGTTTTTATAGCGCAGAATTGGCAGGCCTTAGTTATCATATTAATTCTCATCAAGGAGGCTTAACCCTGCACACTGCAGGACTTACAGGTAATCAAATTACCTTGGTTTTAGAGCTAGTCGAGGCGCTACTGAACCAACCTATCCATGCAGCTCGCTTTGCAGAATATAAAAAGCAACTTATCCGCCACTGGAAAAATCACAATAAGAATAAACCAGTGAGCGAACTATTTAGCAGACTTGGGGCTCACTTGATGCCATGGAATCCAAGTCCTGAAGATTTAGCCAGCGCACTTAAAAGTGCCAGCTTTAACGAATTTCAATTATTCAGAAAGCAGTTTTTTTCAGCCATTCACGTCAAAGCTTTTATGCATGGTAATTGGCAACTAAAACATGCTGAAAAATTAAAAACATCAGTACACGGGCTGTTTTCAAGCAGCGAAATCTTGGAAGATCTGAAACGTCCCTTAAACGAGTTGACGCAACTAACGGAACAACATATCGAACGTGAAGGCAGTGATTATGCCTTCATTGAATATTTTCAATCACGTACCGATTCTGTTGAAGAAAAAGTCACCATGATGGCGGTTAATAACCTCATAAATCAAGATTACTTTGAACAGTTAAGAACGAAGGAACAACTTGGTTATTTGGTTGGCGCTGGATATGCACCATTCAATACACGTGCGGGTATCGCTTTTTATATTCAATCCCCCAACTTTGATAGTAAACACCTACTTACAAGGCATGCTAGATTTCTTAAACAATTTGCAAAGCAATTACATCAGTTAGATGAGAAAAGTTGGCAGCGCTCTAAAGAAAGCTTGTTGTTACATATTTCGGAGCAAGACAAAAACCTGAGGCTAAGAGCGCAGCGTTTGTGGATTTCAATTACCAATGACTTTCACCAGTTTGATATGCAACAAAGATTAATCCAAGCTTTGGCCGATTTGGAACTAGAAGACATCCTTGCCTATATAGATAAGATGCTAGAGCCAAATGCTCCACGATTGATTTTAAAGTGCAATTAA
- a CDS encoding putative bifunctional diguanylate cyclase/phosphodiesterase, with product MSLKIKTITINALLLSLTPHVTYASEASVLTGAQLAWLVPCVIALLSIPYLVWSNHQLKKSTLQLKHSEQRFKSTIEGSGDTLWDWNIQSGEIVRINDKYGMNSAKPGGIIPNQHRIHPQDLLIVEKLMKQHFAEKTPFFEASYRIKDELGQYHWVLDRGKIIEKDANLNPLRMTGTVRDISHFKSTEERLNLFAKCVESLTDAIAIYDKHYNLVDLNPSYLKLFGGQREHYLNKHFNLPGYDQKFVAQVKAQLKQTEHWQEELKLRNAADVLLPIEITIDEIKNNHGQISNYVVVYSDLTERKKAESQLHNLSNRDRTTGLPNRNLFFTNLQKLSLQGAHHALLVFDLDNFKKINDSLGHQLGDTLLAKLAMRLNKLARQQDTFYRLGGDEFALVISGTNDIHTITRTAKQFLAAIATPFKIANHELVITSSVGIVLCPEDGKSPESLLKNADTAMYHAKQKGNHYLFFNDSMNEQAVKRLQIENLMRYGLKEDHFVVYYQPKMNIKTGELVGMEALVRFITPKKGVISPGVFIPIAEETGQIIEIGEVVLDKACRDVKRWIDKGLFNGRVAVNLSAKQFSLPDLTTRIDIILQKNQLPSYFLELEITEGTVMDDPKEAISIMRSLSARGIHLAMDDFGTGYSSLAYLKQFPLNTLKVDKAFIDDMGNERGRNMVDSIVTIAHNLDLHVVAEGVENEEQLNILEQLNCQTVQGYYYSKPLSSNEFEQFLKQHTPSEKPNLQLVQ from the coding sequence ATGAGCCTAAAAATAAAAACAATAACAATCAATGCACTACTTTTATCACTGACTCCGCATGTAACTTACGCCAGTGAAGCAAGTGTATTAACTGGTGCCCAGTTAGCCTGGCTTGTACCATGCGTGATTGCTCTGCTCAGCATTCCTTACTTAGTTTGGTCGAATCACCAACTCAAAAAGTCCACTCTTCAACTTAAGCACTCAGAACAACGATTTAAAAGTACGATTGAAGGCAGTGGCGATACACTATGGGACTGGAATATTCAATCAGGTGAGATTGTTCGGATCAACGACAAATACGGCATGAACTCTGCCAAGCCTGGCGGCATCATCCCCAACCAGCATAGGATCCATCCGCAAGACCTATTAATCGTTGAAAAGCTGATGAAACAGCATTTCGCAGAAAAGACACCTTTCTTTGAAGCAAGCTATCGTATTAAAGATGAACTAGGTCAGTATCATTGGGTGTTAGACCGAGGCAAAATTATCGAGAAAGATGCCAACCTCAACCCCTTAAGAATGACAGGTACGGTTCGCGATATTAGTCACTTCAAGAGTACCGAAGAAAGGTTAAATCTGTTTGCAAAATGTGTTGAATCACTTACTGACGCAATCGCAATTTACGACAAACATTATAATTTAGTCGACCTAAATCCAAGCTACTTGAAGCTATTTGGTGGTCAACGGGAACATTATCTGAATAAGCACTTTAACTTACCGGGTTATGATCAGAAGTTTGTCGCCCAAGTAAAAGCTCAGCTAAAGCAAACAGAGCATTGGCAAGAAGAACTCAAACTTCGTAATGCAGCAGACGTACTCTTGCCTATAGAAATTACGATTGACGAGATTAAAAATAATCACGGCCAGATCAGCAACTATGTGGTTGTTTACTCAGATTTAACCGAACGTAAGAAAGCAGAATCACAACTCCACAATTTATCAAATCGCGATCGTACGACAGGTCTCCCCAATCGCAACCTGTTCTTTACCAATCTACAAAAGCTATCGTTACAAGGGGCGCATCATGCCCTACTTGTCTTCGACTTAGATAACTTTAAAAAGATCAACGATTCGCTGGGCCACCAGTTAGGTGATACGCTACTAGCAAAACTAGCAATGCGGCTAAATAAACTTGCTCGCCAACAAGATACCTTTTACCGGCTGGGTGGTGATGAGTTTGCATTGGTAATTTCAGGCACCAATGATATTCACACTATTACACGTACTGCAAAACAGTTTCTAGCTGCGATTGCTACGCCTTTTAAAATTGCTAACCACGAGTTAGTGATCACCTCTTCTGTTGGGATTGTACTATGCCCTGAAGATGGTAAGTCTCCTGAAAGCCTGCTGAAAAATGCAGATACCGCTATGTATCATGCCAAGCAAAAGGGTAACCATTATTTATTCTTTAATGATTCAATGAATGAGCAAGCGGTTAAACGTCTGCAAATAGAAAACTTAATGCGTTATGGCCTCAAAGAGGATCACTTTGTTGTCTACTATCAGCCAAAAATGAACATTAAAACCGGCGAACTGGTTGGTATGGAAGCGTTAGTACGTTTCATTACCCCAAAAAAGGGGGTGATAAGTCCTGGTGTATTTATCCCCATCGCAGAAGAAACTGGACAGATCATCGAAATTGGAGAGGTCGTTTTAGACAAAGCATGCCGTGATGTGAAGCGCTGGATTGATAAAGGATTGTTTAATGGCAGAGTTGCGGTGAATTTATCAGCAAAACAGTTTAGCTTGCCGGATTTGACCACTCGTATCGACATTATCTTGCAAAAAAATCAACTTCCTTCTTATTTTCTTGAGTTAGAAATCACAGAAGGAACGGTGATGGACGATCCAAAAGAAGCAATTTCGATAATGCGCTCCCTCAGTGCTAGAGGAATACACTTAGCCATGGATGACTTTGGTACTGGTTATTCATCACTGGCTTATCTCAAGCAATTTCCACTGAATACACTCAAGGTCGATAAAGCATTTATCGATGACATGGGTAACGAGCGCGGCAGAAACATGGTGGACTCTATTGTCACTATCGCGCACAACTTAGACCTTCATGTTGTCGCAGAAGGTGTTGAAAATGAAGAGCAACTCAATATTTTAGAACAGTTAAACTGCCAAACAGTTCAGGGCTATTACTATTCAAAACCGCTTTCAAGCAATGAATTTGAGCAATTTTTAAAGCAACACACCCCGAGTGAAAAACCAAACCTACAGCTCGTACAATAG
- a CDS encoding MmcQ/YjbR family DNA-binding protein yields MDQKSVHEYLQAKPATFITKPFAQDVDVYKVQHKMFATLTEGKEGQVNENGEPVWWLNVKCDPDEALLLRDKYSSVVPGYHMNKRLWNTVILDGTIPEDEIKKMIDDSYQIVVDNLPTAQREELASKVTQR; encoded by the coding sequence ATGGATCAGAAAAGCGTACATGAATATTTGCAGGCCAAGCCTGCAACCTTTATCACTAAGCCTTTTGCGCAAGACGTAGATGTGTACAAAGTTCAACATAAAATGTTTGCAACTCTGACTGAGGGGAAAGAGGGGCAAGTAAATGAAAATGGTGAACCTGTTTGGTGGTTAAATGTAAAATGCGACCCTGACGAAGCATTATTGCTTAGAGATAAGTATTCGTCTGTTGTGCCAGGTTATCACATGAATAAGCGTCTTTGGAATACAGTCATCTTAGATGGCACTATTCCAGAAGACGAAATAAAGAAAATGATTGATGATTCTTATCAAATCGTCGTGGATAACCTACCGACCGCACAACGTGAAGAACTTGCTAGCAAAGTCACGCAACGTTAA
- a CDS encoding ATP-dependent 6-phosphofructokinase has protein sequence MTKRIAVLTSGGDAPGMNSAIRAITLSALRSGFQCFGFFHGYNGLINQEYTELSAVSVTDITQLGGTILKSARCPAMLEPSGVLQAANALRKLHIDVLIVIGGDGSFRGMQALAAHWQGQLIGIPGTIDNDLSGCDNTIGFSTAINTATSAIDKIRDTANAFERVFITEVMGRHNGHIAYHVGIATGAEAIISFENCTVENTYQVLAHLKNAIEQQHQHGSFLIILAENLWPGGAQALKTELNSNDDINCALCVLGHIQRGGAPSVEDRMLATELGVAAVEVINGSIKPNTDVATPVMVGKIHGAIVITEVEKVLNMDKPVSQEWVQRYRHYLAEQ, from the coding sequence ATGACGAAAAGGATAGCAGTATTGACAAGTGGCGGTGATGCGCCGGGGATGAACTCAGCGATTAGAGCTATCACGTTAAGTGCCCTGAGGTCTGGATTTCAGTGCTTTGGCTTTTTTCATGGTTACAATGGTCTAATTAATCAAGAGTACACCGAGCTAAGTGCGGTTTCCGTCACCGATATCACCCAACTTGGTGGCACAATTCTAAAAAGTGCCCGCTGCCCTGCGATGCTAGAACCCTCAGGCGTGCTGCAAGCAGCAAATGCCCTGAGAAAGCTCCATATTGACGTACTTATTGTGATTGGTGGTGACGGCTCGTTTAGGGGAATGCAGGCGCTGGCAGCTCACTGGCAAGGTCAGCTAATTGGTATTCCCGGTACTATAGATAACGACCTTTCAGGGTGTGACAACACCATTGGCTTTTCCACAGCCATCAATACTGCCACCTCCGCAATAGATAAAATCCGTGATACCGCAAATGCCTTTGAGCGAGTTTTTATCACCGAGGTGATGGGTCGTCATAACGGGCATATTGCTTACCATGTAGGTATTGCGACAGGTGCTGAGGCTATCATTTCATTTGAAAATTGCACGGTAGAGAATACCTATCAGGTCTTAGCTCATCTCAAAAATGCCATAGAGCAACAACATCAACACGGTAGCTTTTTGATAATACTGGCCGAAAATTTATGGCCAGGCGGCGCTCAAGCGCTTAAGACAGAGTTAAATAGCAATGACGATATCAATTGTGCACTTTGCGTGTTAGGCCATATTCAACGAGGTGGGGCACCATCTGTTGAAGATAGAATGCTCGCCACGGAATTAGGAGTAGCGGCCGTGGAAGTGATTAATGGTAGCATCAAACCAAACACTGATGTTGCGACGCCCGTTATGGTAGGAAAAATACATGGTGCAATTGTAATTACTGAAGTAGAGAAAGTGCTGAATATGGATAAACCAGTATCACAGGAATGGGTACAACGTTATCGGCATTACCTCGCCGAGCAATAA
- the nhaD gene encoding sodium:proton antiporter NhaD, translating to MKINGLLLFCCAWVISVIPSPALAAQGTLDLTSSTLGLVCIVVFVLAYALVMLEEKLHMRKSKPVLVAAGVIWLMIGAYYVNQGQPDVTEHAFRHNLLEFAELMLFLLVAMTYINALEERRLFDALRAWMIQKGFSYKNLFWITGFLSFFISPIADNLTTALLMCAVVMKVAEGDKEFINLSCINIVIAANAGGAFSPFGDITTLMVWQAGMVHFSEFLALFVPSLVNYIVPALVMSYFVADRKPSAVYERVELKRGALRILTLFLLTVATAVLSHSLLHLPPVLGMMMGLGYLQFFGYFLRMTLPGSLARKRAMAEREGDQERLEKLGSVVPFDVFSKVSRAEWDTLLFFYGIVMCVGGLGFLGYLSLMSEILYGEWSATYANVFLGIISAVIDNIPVMFAVLSMQPEMSHGHWLLITLTAGVGGSLLSIGSAAGVALMGQARGYYTFMGHLKWAPVILLGYIASILCHLWLNESAFSVFG from the coding sequence ATGAAAATCAATGGACTACTGCTATTCTGTTGCGCATGGGTCATATCCGTGATCCCATCACCAGCCTTGGCGGCTCAAGGCACTTTAGATCTTACCAGCTCGACACTCGGCTTGGTTTGTATTGTTGTCTTCGTTTTAGCATACGCACTTGTAATGCTCGAAGAAAAACTCCATATGCGAAAATCAAAGCCAGTGCTCGTGGCGGCAGGCGTCATTTGGCTCATGATTGGGGCGTATTACGTCAATCAGGGGCAACCCGATGTTACCGAGCATGCATTTCGGCACAATTTGTTAGAATTTGCGGAGCTGATGTTGTTCTTGCTGGTTGCGATGACTTATATCAACGCACTAGAGGAACGCCGCCTTTTTGATGCGCTACGAGCGTGGATGATCCAAAAGGGTTTTAGCTATAAGAATCTCTTTTGGATCACTGGGTTTTTATCCTTTTTTATCTCTCCAATTGCAGATAACCTAACCACAGCCTTACTGATGTGTGCTGTGGTGATGAAGGTGGCTGAAGGTGACAAAGAGTTTATCAATTTAAGCTGTATCAATATTGTGATAGCAGCCAATGCAGGCGGTGCATTCAGCCCCTTTGGTGACATTACCACTTTGATGGTATGGCAAGCTGGTATGGTACATTTCAGCGAATTTTTAGCGCTATTTGTTCCTTCACTGGTCAATTACATCGTACCAGCACTCGTAATGAGTTATTTTGTGGCGGATAGAAAGCCCAGTGCAGTTTACGAAAGAGTAGAGCTTAAACGCGGCGCTTTGAGAATTTTAACTTTGTTCCTACTGACTGTCGCAACCGCTGTGCTTTCACACAGCTTGCTGCATTTACCACCGGTTCTTGGCATGATGATGGGCTTGGGCTACCTACAGTTTTTTGGTTACTTCCTAAGAATGACATTGCCTGGGTCATTAGCAAGAAAGCGAGCGATGGCCGAGAGAGAAGGGGATCAAGAGCGTCTCGAGAAGTTAGGAAGTGTTGTGCCATTCGATGTGTTTAGCAAAGTTTCACGCGCTGAGTGGGATACCTTATTATTCTTCTACGGCATCGTTATGTGTGTTGGTGGTCTTGGGTTTCTCGGTTATTTAAGTTTAATGTCAGAGATATTATACGGTGAATGGTCTGCAACCTATGCCAACGTATTCTTAGGCATTATTTCTGCGGTCATCGATAACATTCCAGTGATGTTTGCCGTGCTGTCGATGCAACCTGAAATGTCACATGGCCATTGGTTGTTGATCACGCTTACGGCTGGGGTAGGGGGAAGTTTACTTTCTATTGGCTCTGCGGCAGGTGTTGCGCTTATGGGGCAAGCTAGAGGCTATTATACTTTTATGGGGCACTTAAAGTGGGCACCTGTGATCTTGCTTGGTTATATCGCGAGCATTTTATGTCACCTGTGGCTTAACGAATCTGCTTTTAGCGTGTTTGGCTAG